A stretch of the Schistocerca serialis cubense isolate TAMUIC-IGC-003099 chromosome 2, iqSchSeri2.2, whole genome shotgun sequence genome encodes the following:
- the LOC126457108 gene encoding uncharacterized protein LOC126457108 isoform X2: MQCTNINSKEVLLSLQCHHSSTYCSSTATAAAATIAVPMTNVRTAPASCAISPYFCSIVTTIIIISGSRSRSTSCPYSSINWTSTTASASALTQPVPDPTPLPELPLMCFCVLGDTATPVRDRSAQSSVETSVLHGGTLLDHGKGVLP; encoded by the exons ATGCAGTGTACCAACATCAACAGCAAGGAAGTTCTGTTATCACTTCA ATGTCATCACTCTAGCACATACTGCAGCTCCACTGCCACTGCTGCTGCCGCCACCATTGCCGTCCCCATGACCAATGTCAGAACTGCACCAGCCAGCTGTGCCATCAGCCCCTACTTCTGCTCCATTGTCACCACTATCATCATTATCTCTGGATCCAGAAGCAGAAGCACCAGCTGCCCCTACTCCAGCATCAACTGGACGAGCACCACGGCATCTGCATCCGCTTTGACCCAACCAGTCCCAG ACCCCACACCGCTGCCAGAGCTGCCATTGATGTGCTTTTGTGTCTTAGGCGACACAGCAACCCCGGTGCGTGATAGATCTGCCCAATCTTCTGTGGAAACATCAGTGCTGCATGGTGGCACACTTCTAGACCATGGAAAGGGAGTTCTtccttaa